In Coriobacteriia bacterium, one DNA window encodes the following:
- a CDS encoding rubrerythrin family protein produces MPSIKGTQTELNLLKSFAGESQALNRYTYFASVAKKEGFEQISALFTETADNEKEHAKVFFKYLEGGPAEITATYPAGKIGTTAENLLAAAEGEYEEWSELYPEFARVAAAEGFDDIAESYRRIADVEAHHEKRYRELLENVNGFKVFKKDGVVYWKCRNCGFVYEGAEAPFECPACHHPQSYFEILAENY; encoded by the coding sequence ATGCCGAGCATCAAGGGCACGCAGACCGAGTTGAATCTGCTCAAGTCGTTCGCCGGCGAGAGCCAGGCGCTCAACCGCTACACCTACTTCGCATCGGTGGCCAAGAAGGAAGGCTTCGAGCAGATCTCGGCACTGTTCACCGAGACGGCCGACAACGAGAAGGAGCACGCGAAGGTCTTCTTCAAGTACCTCGAGGGCGGACCCGCCGAGATCACGGCGACCTACCCCGCCGGTAAGATCGGCACGACCGCCGAGAACCTGCTCGCCGCGGCCGAGGGCGAGTACGAGGAGTGGAGTGAGCTCTACCCCGAGTTCGCCCGCGTAGCCGCCGCCGAGGGCTTCGACGACATCGCCGAGTCCTACCGCAGAATCGCCGATGTCGAAGCGCATCACGAGAAGCGCTACCGCGAGCTGCTCGAGAACGTCAACGGCTTCAAGGTCTTCAAGAAGGACGGCGTTGTGTACTGGAAGTGCCGCAACTGCGGTTTCGTGTACGAAGGTGCGGAGGCCCCGTTCGAGTGCCCCGCCTGCCATCACCCGCAGTCGTACTTCGAGATCCTCGCCGAGAACTACTAG